A window from Bos mutus isolate GX-2022 chromosome 1, NWIPB_WYAK_1.1, whole genome shotgun sequence encodes these proteins:
- the STX19 gene encoding syntaxin-19 has protein sequence MKDRLPELKQRTKETELSKDKDVPTTEAEEQGVFLQQAVIYEREPVAERHLHEIQKLQESINNLTDNVQKFGQQQKSLVASMRRFSLLKKESSIAKEIKIQAEHINRGLDDLVKEVKKSEDESGPSSVVTRILKFQHAAMFRHFQQTMFTYNDTIAAKQEKCRTFIFRQLEVAGKELPEEEVNDMLHQGKWEVFNESLLTEISITKAQLSEIEQRHKELVNLENQIKDLRDLFIQISLLVEEQGESVNSIEMIVNGTKEYVNTTKEKFGLAVKYKKRNPCKILCCWCCPCCG, from the coding sequence atgaaagaccGACTTCCAGAACTGAAGCAACGAACAAAGGAAACTGAGCTCTCTAAAGACAAGGACGTGCCGACTACAGAAGCAGAGGAACAAGGGGTGTTTCTGCAGCAAGCTGTTATTTATGAAAGAGAGCCTGTAGCCGAGAGACACCTACATGAGATACAGAAACTACAGGAGAGTATTAACAATTTGACAGATAATGTTCAAAAATTTGGGCAGCAACAGAAAAGTCTGGTGGCTTCAATGAGAAGGTTTAGTCTACTTAAGAAAGAGTCTAGCATtgcaaaagagataaaaatccAAGCAGAACACATTAACAGAGGTTTGGATGATTTagtaaaagaagttaaaaagTCAGAGGATGAAAGTGGTCCATCATCAGTGGTCACAAGGATACTTAAATTTCAGCATGCTGCAATGTTCCGCCATTTTCAGCAAACTATGTTTACATACAATGACACAATAGCAGCAAAACAAGAGAAGTGCAGGACATTTATTTTCCGTCAGCTTGAAGTTGCAGGAAAAGAACTACCTGAAGAAGAAGTAAATGATATGCTTCATCAAGGAAAATGGGAAGTTTTTAATGAAAGCTTACTCACAGAAATCAGTATCACTAAAGCACAACTCTCAGAGATAGAGCAGAGACACAAAGAACTGGTTAATCTGGAAAACCAAATAAAGGATTTAAGGGATCTTTTCATTCAGATATCTCTTTTGGTAGAGGAACAGGGAGAAAGTGTCAACAGTATTGAAATGATAGTGAATGGCACAAAAGAGTATGTTAACACTACTAAAGAAAAATTTGGACTAgctgtaaaatataaaaaaagaaatccctgcAAGATATTGTGTTGTTGGTGTTGTCCATGCTGTGGCTGA